One Corallococcus exiguus DNA segment encodes these proteins:
- the tadA gene encoding tRNA adenosine(34) deaminase TadA produces MSDDIAFMQQALELAREAASLGEVPVGAVAVLDGNVVGIGYNRRECDRNPFAHAEMIALAAAAKARDAWRLSGVTLYVTLEPCAMCAGALVQSRVTRLVFGTMDPKAGAVGSLYNLVEEPRHNHRLQVTSGILAEDSRQLLKTFFERLRAKRREN; encoded by the coding sequence ATGAGTGACGACATCGCTTTCATGCAGCAGGCTTTAGAGCTCGCGCGGGAAGCGGCTTCACTTGGGGAAGTACCGGTAGGTGCGGTGGCGGTGCTCGACGGAAACGTCGTGGGCATTGGATACAACCGCCGCGAATGCGACCGGAATCCCTTCGCCCACGCCGAAATGATTGCCCTCGCCGCCGCTGCGAAAGCTCGCGATGCGTGGCGACTTTCCGGGGTGACCCTCTACGTGACGCTGGAACCGTGTGCCATGTGCGCCGGTGCTCTGGTTCAGTCTCGTGTCACCCGACTCGTCTTTGGTACAATGGATCCGAAAGCGGGTGCGGTCGGCTCGCTGTACAACCTGGTGGAAGAGCCCCGGCACAACCACCGGCTTCAAGTGACAAGTGGTATCCTGGCGGAAGACAGTCGCCAGCTTCTCAAGACGTTCTTCGAGCGCTTGCGCGCGAAGCGACGTGAAAACTGA
- the serS gene encoding serine--tRNA ligase, with protein MLDLRNVAQNFDAVVARLKTRGGSLDLGPFQSLFLERRDLYVSMEALAARRNAANEEMKRKAKEDPSAMEKLRGDLRGVSQEIKEKESRLKEVEEELNRILLVIPNVPHESVPVGTSADENVQVKTWGEKPNLLFTPKQHFELGESLGMLDFERAAKVSGSRFTFYKGALARLERALVTFMIDVHTSKGYTELLPPYLVLRETMMGTGQLPKFEDDAFKTSGDPERFLIPTAEVPVTNYHADEILEGDQLPIRYCAFSPCFRAEAGAAGRDTRGLIRQHQFHKVELVKFSQPDKSLEELEAMTDDACDILRRLGLHHRVMLLCTGDMGFGARKTYDIEVWLPGQGAYREISSCSDCGDFQARRAKIRFRPQKGDKPQMLHTLNGSGLAVGRTSIAILENFQREDGSVAIPEALVPYMGGLKELRPL; from the coding sequence ATGCTGGACCTCCGGAACGTTGCGCAGAACTTCGATGCGGTCGTCGCCCGACTGAAGACTCGGGGCGGCAGCCTGGACCTCGGCCCCTTCCAGTCGCTCTTCCTCGAGCGCCGCGACCTCTATGTCTCCATGGAGGCGCTGGCCGCGCGCCGCAACGCCGCCAACGAGGAGATGAAGCGCAAGGCCAAGGAGGACCCGTCCGCCATGGAGAAGCTGCGCGGCGACCTGCGCGGCGTCTCCCAGGAGATCAAGGAGAAGGAGTCCCGCCTCAAGGAAGTGGAGGAGGAGCTCAACCGCATCCTGCTGGTCATCCCCAATGTGCCCCACGAGTCCGTCCCAGTGGGCACGAGCGCGGACGAGAACGTCCAGGTGAAGACCTGGGGTGAGAAGCCGAACCTGCTCTTCACGCCGAAGCAGCACTTCGAACTGGGCGAGTCGCTGGGCATGCTCGACTTCGAGCGCGCCGCGAAGGTGTCCGGCAGCCGCTTCACCTTCTACAAGGGCGCCCTGGCGCGGCTGGAGCGCGCGCTCGTCACGTTCATGATCGACGTGCACACGTCCAAGGGCTACACGGAGCTGCTCCCGCCCTACCTCGTGCTGCGCGAGACGATGATGGGCACGGGCCAGCTGCCCAAGTTCGAGGACGACGCCTTCAAGACGTCCGGCGACCCCGAGCGATTCCTCATCCCCACCGCGGAAGTCCCCGTGACGAACTACCACGCGGACGAAATCCTGGAGGGCGACCAGCTCCCCATCCGTTACTGCGCCTTCAGCCCGTGCTTCCGCGCGGAGGCCGGCGCCGCCGGACGCGACACGCGCGGCCTCATCCGCCAGCACCAGTTCCACAAGGTGGAGCTGGTGAAGTTCTCCCAGCCGGACAAGAGCCTGGAAGAGCTGGAGGCCATGACGGATGACGCGTGCGACATCCTCCGCCGCCTGGGGCTGCACCACCGCGTGATGCTGCTGTGCACCGGGGACATGGGCTTCGGCGCGCGCAAGACGTACGACATCGAGGTCTGGCTGCCCGGCCAGGGCGCGTACCGGGAGATTTCGTCCTGCTCGGACTGCGGCGACTTCCAGGCCCGCCGCGCGAAGATCCGCTTCCGCCCCCAGAAGGGGGACAAGCCCCAGATGCTGCACACCCTCAACGGCAGCGGGCTGGCCGTGGGGCGCACGAGCATCGCCATCCTGGAGAACTTCCAGCGGGAGGACGGAAGCGTCGCCATCCCGGAGGCGTTGGTGCCGTACATGGGCGGGCTGAAGGAATTGCGCCCCCTCTAG
- a CDS encoding tetratricopeptide repeat protein gives MKVSCPSCQTNYNIDDRRIPPGGAKLKCARCQTTFPIKADGASGEAPEAAAQQPAAIPLPGTAAPQSAAIPLPGAAAPQSAAIPLPGSAAPQSAAIPLPGAAAPRAAAPQPAAIPLPGAAAPHPAAIPLPGSAAPQSAAIPLPGSAAPQSAAIPLPGTAAPRAAAPAPQSAAIPLPGSAAPQSAAIPLPGSAAPQSAAIPLPGAAAPRAAAPQPAAIPLPGAAAPQSAAIPLPGSAAPQSAAIPMGAGPAIPLPGTAAPRSAAIPLPGSAAPQSAAIPMGVGPAIPLPGAAAPRPAAIPLPGNAAPPVPEDPFSFDDELPPAAYASPGVAAPRAISLDAGPGAPVALPDDSFSFDMDAAPPAPAPMAAEDDFAEVSSGEFSSVDTTDFSEPREDVTRVVAIPVPNAAFREPAAPAAYGTHEPAGTARDFDFSEDPVAAAPPAEADFGTPDFDFADDGTLPVPAQPAPEDAFTFDINDPSNAHGPAASRPHPQTYGYGEPEPQADPFALAPPPAELEADPFGLPPPSAYGAPAPDEDPFALPPPPAAPSYDMGGLPSASEDPFALPPSPGLDFSDLPSPAAPQAMDFSDLPSPAAPSAVSFDFAEPPAPAYGQAPIPTDDPFAVDFSSPPPAAPPAPDFQLDFGDPAPAAPPARINPATDFGDVDFGDPAPVPSSAATGLPDALEFDPTAAPVDDLEADLSAPLPPPPAAGPADGLEMLSFIDDSAGKDAGGRVQVKRFHVRRRSGKMFGPFEEGVIVKMLEDGQLLGNEDVSPDSEAWSAIGTVPVFAAAIQRLMEGPAKAVPLAATPGAPAPETTGATDPANPQASMERLRQLYEGRMAAVSVVDRSAADAKWKKRLPAIIAAGVAVVVLGTGASFEVSRYGAFGRNKFFPARVSAGSAEAKLVEEARKGLLADTYASYKDARKKSAQVLAKNEYPEVRALWCQSVAYLQRRYADGERSDLTACGKHMESIELLGEKNVEVIKTTAGIALTQRRAAEVQARLQDAASREDNQGDLELSFLLAESYAQQKDIPNAVATLTKLLEKDAKSAKAHHALGNLYQAQGKADEAAKAYAEALAADPQHAASAVELAAVELLVRKSNIEQGAQAVESALKLQDALGPAERARALGLKGMALFQQFKPKEAETELKEALKANPDSEFIKAQLAQVLRSQRDYDGALPLYASLAKEDKDNLEFVDGHITALVMTGKMQDALTAVEAASKSFPNEARIAYLYGRIEDALDKPTEAEGHFKRANAADAKLVDAGLYLGRLYLRQHRNADARGLLEAAAQQAPEHAGVHAGLGELALAENNSLLAQQEFDRAVQLDPNLADAHLGLSRVALLNGDATRAETEANRALELDPHLLKDGRLQRGLVLWRLHRLDEAAAELEKAKAEDPRSITTPITLGAVLLEKGDLAGAESNLGLALRNEPSNHEALYYLGLVRAKRAEYTQALDSMKTAVDRAPKRPDYHYAYGVILRDAKKLPDAVEQWKVAVELEPNYADAHEALGHAHLERAQFDDAISSFEAALKADPQRTRVMGAIGDVLFNAARWDDAVRRYQAALKADPKLTYVYYKVARAFTEQAQYAKAIDWYKKATSVEPDNAQSFYYLGFAYKERNKRKDAITAFKEYLVKKPDAADKKDIEDEIYDLEH, from the coding sequence ATGAAAGTCTCCTGCCCGTCGTGCCAGACGAATTACAACATCGATGACAGGCGGATCCCGCCCGGCGGCGCGAAGCTGAAGTGCGCCCGGTGCCAGACCACGTTCCCCATCAAGGCCGATGGCGCGAGCGGCGAAGCTCCCGAGGCCGCGGCGCAGCAGCCTGCCGCCATCCCGCTGCCGGGCACCGCCGCACCCCAGTCCGCCGCCATCCCCCTGCCGGGTGCCGCCGCGCCCCAGTCCGCCGCCATCCCGCTCCCGGGCAGTGCCGCGCCGCAGTCCGCCGCCATCCCTCTGCCAGGTGCCGCCGCGCCCCGCGCCGCCGCCCCCCAGCCCGCCGCCATCCCGCTGCCGGGCGCCGCCGCACCCCATCCCGCCGCCATTCCGCTGCCGGGCAGTGCCGCGCCCCAGTCCGCCGCCATTCCCCTGCCCGGTAGCGCCGCGCCCCAGTCCGCCGCCATTCCCCTGCCGGGCACCGCAGCCCCGCGTGCGGCCGCTCCGGCTCCGCAGTCGGCCGCCATCCCGCTCCCGGGCAGTGCCGCGCCCCAGTCCGCCGCCATCCCCCTGCCCGGTAGCGCCGCGCCCCAGTCCGCCGCCATCCCCCTGCCGGGAGCCGCCGCGCCCCGCGCCGCGGCGCCGCAGCCCGCCGCCATCCCGCTCCCCGGTGCAGCGGCGCCGCAGTCCGCCGCCATCCCGCTGCCCGGTAGCGCCGCGCCGCAGTCCGCCGCCATCCCCATGGGCGCGGGCCCGGCCATCCCGCTGCCCGGCACGGCCGCTCCGCGCTCCGCAGCCATCCCGCTGCCCGGTAGCGCCGCGCCGCAGTCCGCCGCCATCCCCATGGGCGTGGGCCCGGCCATCCCACTTCCTGGCGCGGCCGCTCCACGCCCTGCCGCCATCCCGCTGCCGGGTAACGCCGCTCCGCCCGTCCCCGAGGATCCGTTCTCCTTCGACGACGAACTCCCGCCCGCGGCCTATGCCTCGCCGGGCGTGGCCGCGCCCCGGGCCATCTCGCTCGACGCGGGACCCGGCGCGCCGGTGGCCCTGCCGGACGACTCGTTCAGCTTCGACATGGACGCCGCGCCGCCGGCCCCCGCGCCCATGGCCGCGGAGGACGACTTCGCGGAGGTGAGCAGCGGCGAGTTCTCCTCGGTCGACACCACCGACTTCTCCGAGCCGCGCGAGGACGTGACCCGCGTCGTCGCCATCCCCGTCCCCAACGCCGCCTTCCGAGAGCCCGCCGCGCCCGCCGCCTACGGCACGCACGAGCCCGCCGGCACCGCGCGCGACTTCGACTTCTCCGAAGATCCCGTCGCCGCCGCCCCGCCCGCCGAGGCCGACTTCGGCACGCCCGACTTCGACTTCGCGGACGACGGCACCCTGCCCGTCCCCGCGCAGCCCGCGCCCGAGGACGCGTTCACCTTCGACATCAACGATCCGTCGAACGCCCATGGCCCTGCGGCGTCGCGTCCCCATCCGCAGACCTACGGCTACGGCGAGCCGGAGCCCCAGGCGGATCCGTTCGCCCTGGCCCCGCCCCCCGCGGAGCTGGAAGCGGATCCGTTCGGTCTCCCGCCGCCCTCCGCCTACGGGGCCCCGGCCCCCGACGAGGACCCGTTCGCCCTGCCCCCGCCGCCCGCCGCGCCGTCCTACGACATGGGCGGGCTGCCCTCCGCGAGCGAGGACCCCTTCGCCCTGCCGCCCTCGCCCGGCCTGGACTTCTCCGACCTGCCCTCGCCCGCCGCGCCCCAGGCGATGGACTTCTCGGACCTGCCCTCGCCCGCCGCGCCCTCGGCCGTGTCCTTCGACTTCGCGGAGCCGCCTGCCCCCGCGTACGGCCAGGCCCCCATTCCCACGGATGATCCGTTCGCCGTGGACTTCTCGTCGCCGCCCCCGGCCGCGCCGCCCGCTCCGGACTTCCAGCTGGACTTCGGCGACCCCGCCCCGGCCGCGCCGCCCGCGCGAATCAACCCCGCCACGGACTTCGGCGACGTGGACTTCGGAGACCCCGCGCCCGTCCCGTCCTCCGCGGCCACGGGCCTTCCGGACGCGCTGGAGTTCGACCCCACCGCCGCGCCCGTGGATGACCTGGAAGCGGACCTCTCCGCGCCGCTGCCGCCCCCGCCCGCCGCGGGCCCCGCGGACGGCCTGGAGATGCTCAGCTTCATCGACGACAGCGCCGGCAAGGACGCCGGTGGCCGCGTGCAGGTGAAGCGCTTCCACGTGCGCCGCCGCTCCGGGAAGATGTTCGGCCCGTTCGAGGAGGGCGTCATCGTCAAGATGCTCGAGGACGGCCAGCTCCTCGGCAACGAGGACGTGTCGCCGGACTCGGAGGCGTGGTCCGCCATCGGCACCGTGCCCGTCTTCGCCGCCGCCATCCAGCGGCTGATGGAGGGCCCGGCCAAGGCCGTGCCGCTCGCGGCCACCCCGGGCGCGCCGGCTCCGGAGACGACGGGTGCCACGGATCCCGCCAATCCCCAGGCCAGCATGGAGCGGCTGCGCCAGCTCTACGAAGGCCGCATGGCCGCGGTGTCCGTCGTGGACCGCAGCGCCGCCGACGCCAAGTGGAAGAAGCGCCTGCCCGCCATCATCGCCGCGGGCGTGGCGGTGGTCGTGCTGGGCACCGGCGCCAGCTTCGAGGTCAGCCGCTACGGCGCCTTCGGCCGTAACAAGTTCTTCCCGGCCCGCGTGTCCGCCGGCTCCGCCGAGGCGAAGCTCGTCGAGGAGGCGCGCAAGGGGCTGCTGGCGGACACGTACGCCAGCTACAAGGACGCGCGCAAGAAGAGCGCCCAGGTGCTGGCGAAGAACGAGTACCCGGAGGTCCGCGCCCTCTGGTGCCAGTCCGTCGCCTACCTGCAGCGCCGCTACGCGGACGGAGAGCGCTCCGACCTCACCGCGTGCGGCAAGCACATGGAGTCCATCGAGCTGCTGGGTGAGAAGAACGTGGAGGTCATCAAGACCACCGCCGGCATCGCGCTCACCCAGCGAAGGGCCGCGGAGGTACAGGCCCGCCTGCAGGACGCCGCCAGCCGCGAGGACAACCAGGGCGACCTGGAGCTCTCCTTCCTCCTGGCGGAGTCCTACGCGCAGCAGAAGGACATCCCCAACGCCGTCGCCACGCTGACCAAGCTGCTGGAGAAGGACGCGAAGTCCGCCAAGGCCCACCACGCGCTGGGCAACCTGTACCAGGCGCAGGGCAAGGCCGACGAGGCCGCCAAGGCCTACGCGGAGGCGCTCGCCGCGGATCCGCAGCACGCCGCCTCCGCGGTGGAGCTGGCCGCGGTGGAGCTGCTGGTGCGCAAGTCGAACATCGAGCAGGGCGCCCAGGCCGTGGAGAGCGCCCTGAAGCTCCAGGACGCGCTGGGGCCCGCCGAGCGCGCCCGCGCCCTCGGCCTCAAGGGCATGGCCCTCTTCCAGCAGTTCAAGCCCAAGGAAGCGGAAACGGAGCTGAAGGAGGCCCTCAAGGCCAACCCGGACTCCGAGTTCATCAAGGCCCAGCTCGCCCAGGTGCTGCGCTCGCAGCGTGACTACGACGGCGCGCTGCCGCTCTACGCCTCGCTCGCGAAAGAGGACAAGGACAACCTGGAGTTCGTGGACGGCCACATCACCGCGCTGGTGATGACGGGCAAGATGCAGGACGCGCTCACCGCCGTGGAGGCCGCCAGCAAGAGCTTCCCCAACGAAGCGCGCATCGCATACCTCTACGGCCGCATCGAGGACGCGCTCGACAAGCCCACGGAGGCGGAAGGCCACTTCAAGCGCGCCAACGCCGCCGACGCGAAGCTGGTGGACGCGGGCCTGTACCTGGGCCGTCTGTATCTCCGGCAGCACCGCAACGCGGACGCGCGCGGCCTCCTGGAGGCCGCCGCGCAGCAGGCGCCGGAGCACGCGGGCGTGCACGCGGGCCTGGGAGAGCTGGCGCTCGCGGAGAACAACAGCCTGCTCGCGCAGCAGGAGTTCGACCGCGCCGTACAGCTGGACCCCAACCTGGCGGACGCCCACCTGGGCCTGTCACGCGTGGCCCTTCTCAATGGCGACGCCACCCGCGCGGAGACGGAGGCCAACCGCGCCCTGGAGCTGGATCCGCACCTGTTGAAGGACGGCCGGCTGCAGCGCGGCCTGGTCCTCTGGCGGCTGCACCGGCTGGACGAGGCCGCCGCGGAGCTGGAGAAGGCCAAGGCGGAGGACCCCCGCTCCATCACCACGCCCATCACCCTGGGCGCGGTGCTCCTGGAGAAGGGCGACCTGGCCGGCGCGGAGAGCAACCTGGGCCTCGCGCTGCGCAACGAGCCGTCCAACCACGAGGCGCTCTACTACCTGGGCCTCGTGCGCGCGAAGCGCGCCGAGTACACCCAGGCGCTCGACAGCATGAAGACCGCCGTGGACCGCGCGCCCAAGCGCCCGGACTACCACTACGCGTACGGCGTCATCCTGCGCGACGCGAAGAAGCTGCCGGACGCCGTCGAGCAGTGGAAGGTCGCCGTGGAGCTGGAGCCCAACTACGCGGACGCGCATGAGGCCCTGGGCCACGCCCACCTGGAGCGCGCCCAGTTCGACGACGCCATCAGCTCCTTCGAGGCGGCGCTCAAGGCGGATCCGCAGCGCACGCGGGTGATGGGCGCCATCGGCGACGTGCTCTTCAACGCCGCCCGCTGGGACGACGCCGTCCGCCGCTACCAGGCGGCGCTCAAGGCGGATCCGAAGCTCACGTACGTCTATTACAAGGTCGCTCGCGCCTTCACGGAGCAGGCCCAGTACGCCAAGGCCATCGACTGGTACAAGAAGGCCACCAGCGTCGAGCCGGACAACGCGCAGTCCTTCTACTACCTGGGCTTCGCCTACAAGGAGCGCAACAAGCGCAAGGACGCCATCACGGCCTTCAAGGAGTACCTGGTGAAGAAGCCGGACGCGGCGGACAAGAAGGACATCGAGGACGAAATCTACGACCTCGAACACTGA
- a CDS encoding protoporphyrinogen/coproporphyrinogen oxidase — translation MDPIVILGAGLAGLSTAHFLKRPWRLIEKSDRVGGLIKTEVIDGCYFDPTGHWLHLRDPEIQELVNTLWLPDQLVRIQRRAAIFSRDTFTRFPYQVNTHGLPPEVVAENLVGYVEAIYGEKGRALRERDPVNFEEFILRYMGEGFAKNFMLPYNQKLWTVHPREMSAAWVGRFVPRPSLKEVVDGALGAGSDQLGYNASFLYPREGGIESLARAMKQHLTGGELSVRTEPVSIDWKTKQVALSDGRTVPYSGLVSSIALPTLVELIGKGASGVPDEVRAATKRLRAFIVTYVCVGARGANRQPWHWIYLPEPEFHSYRIGAPSAVFAPLAPPDTASFSVEFSHHGELSVADAEEYAVEDLVRSRMIHSADDILFAKGREIPNAYVLYDDAYGPAMAEVKRFLEHAGILMAGRYGKWEYASMEDAILDGRACARTLNG, via the coding sequence ATGGATCCCATCGTCATCCTCGGAGCGGGCCTCGCGGGCCTGTCCACCGCGCACTTCCTCAAGCGCCCCTGGCGCCTCATCGAGAAGTCCGACCGGGTCGGCGGCCTCATCAAGACCGAGGTCATCGACGGGTGTTACTTCGACCCCACCGGTCACTGGCTCCACCTGCGCGACCCGGAAATCCAGGAGTTGGTCAACACGCTCTGGCTCCCGGACCAGCTGGTGCGCATCCAGCGCCGCGCCGCCATCTTCTCGCGCGACACCTTCACCCGCTTCCCCTACCAGGTGAACACCCACGGGCTGCCGCCGGAGGTCGTGGCGGAGAACCTGGTCGGCTACGTGGAGGCCATCTACGGGGAGAAGGGCCGCGCCCTGCGCGAGCGCGACCCCGTGAACTTCGAGGAGTTCATCCTCCGCTACATGGGCGAGGGCTTCGCGAAGAACTTCATGCTGCCCTACAACCAGAAGCTCTGGACCGTGCACCCGCGCGAGATGTCCGCCGCGTGGGTCGGCCGGTTCGTGCCGCGCCCCTCCCTCAAGGAGGTCGTGGACGGGGCGCTCGGCGCGGGCAGTGATCAGCTGGGCTACAACGCGTCGTTCCTCTACCCGCGCGAGGGCGGCATCGAGAGCTTGGCCCGCGCGATGAAGCAGCACCTGACGGGCGGCGAGCTGAGCGTGCGCACCGAGCCCGTCTCCATCGACTGGAAGACGAAGCAGGTCGCGCTGTCGGACGGGCGCACCGTGCCGTATTCGGGGCTGGTGTCCTCCATCGCGCTGCCCACGCTGGTGGAGCTCATCGGGAAGGGCGCCTCCGGCGTGCCGGACGAGGTGCGGGCCGCGACGAAGCGCCTGCGTGCCTTCATCGTCACGTACGTGTGCGTGGGCGCCCGGGGCGCGAACCGCCAGCCGTGGCATTGGATCTACCTGCCGGAGCCGGAGTTCCACTCGTACCGCATCGGGGCGCCGTCGGCGGTGTTCGCGCCCCTGGCCCCTCCGGACACGGCCAGCTTTTCCGTGGAGTTCAGCCATCACGGAGAGCTGTCCGTGGCGGACGCGGAGGAGTACGCGGTGGAGGACCTGGTGCGCTCGCGGATGATCCACTCGGCGGACGACATCCTCTTCGCGAAGGGGCGGGAGATTCCCAACGCGTACGTCCTCTACGACGACGCCTACGGCCCCGCGATGGCGGAGGTGAAGCGCTTCCTGGAGCACGCCGGCATCCTCATGGCGGGGCGCTATGGAAAGTGGGAGTACGCCTCCATGGAGGACGCCATCCTGGACGGGCGGGCTTGCGCCCGGACGCTGAACGGCTGA
- a CDS encoding glycosyltransferase family 2 protein codes for MALHLSVVIPVYNEESIIAQAAEELRQGLDARGLDYEIIFAENGSRDATPRLLEEICAKNPRLRWFHSETPNYGVALKAGIIKAQGTYVVCDEIDLCDLTFYDAALPRLERGEADMVVGSKAAKGASDQRPLIRRAATRVHNKLLRVALGFQGTDTHGLKAFRREALLPVIQKCVVDMDVFASEFVIRAWREGLNVMEIPIQLHEKRQPSIHLFKRVPNVLKNVGKLFYVIRVRGT; via the coding sequence ATGGCCCTGCACCTCTCCGTCGTCATCCCCGTCTACAACGAGGAATCCATCATCGCCCAGGCAGCCGAAGAGCTGCGTCAGGGGCTGGATGCTCGCGGGCTCGACTACGAAATCATCTTCGCGGAGAACGGCTCGCGCGACGCGACGCCCCGGCTCCTGGAAGAAATCTGCGCGAAGAACCCTCGCCTGCGCTGGTTCCACTCGGAGACGCCGAACTACGGCGTGGCGCTCAAGGCCGGCATCATCAAGGCCCAGGGCACCTACGTGGTCTGCGATGAAATCGACCTCTGCGACCTGACCTTCTACGACGCGGCGCTGCCCCGGCTGGAGCGCGGCGAGGCGGACATGGTCGTGGGCTCCAAGGCGGCCAAGGGCGCGAGCGACCAGCGCCCCCTCATCCGCCGCGCGGCCACGCGGGTGCACAACAAGCTGCTGCGCGTGGCGCTGGGCTTCCAGGGCACGGACACGCACGGCCTGAAGGCGTTCCGCCGCGAAGCGCTGCTGCCCGTCATCCAGAAGTGCGTGGTGGACATGGACGTGTTCGCCAGCGAGTTCGTCATCCGCGCGTGGCGTGAGGGACTGAACGTCATGGAGATCCCCATCCAGCTCCATGAGAAGCGCCAGCCGTCCATCCACCTGTTCAAGCGCGTTCCCAACGTGCTCAAGAACGTGGGCAAGCTGTTCTACGTCATCCGCGTCCGCGGGACCTGA
- a CDS encoding polysaccharide deacetylase family protein, with protein sequence MTAARLASISVDLDSLPHYCRIHGLPESLLDERARTLIHRVAVQRFLELFAAVGVPGTFFVIGEDLESDPGAADGMRRSHAAGVEIASHSHAHDYALTRRGPDAIADDLARADAAILKAVGVRPSGFRAPGYTLNADLYAATVAQGYQYGSSAFPAAPYYAAKAAVMGALAALGRPSRSVLDTPRVLLAPRVPYRPDPAQPYRRGSGAVLELPMTVTPVVRFPFIGTFATTLPRGTMRAAYRTCRADAFFNFELHGVDVLDATDGIPPELARQQRDLRVSAAKKMERLRSIFQWLKDDFDVVTLRDAAGQLSATL encoded by the coding sequence ATGACGGCAGCGCGCCTGGCGTCCATCTCCGTCGACCTGGATTCGCTGCCGCACTACTGCCGGATCCACGGGCTGCCCGAGTCGCTGCTCGATGAGCGCGCGCGGACGTTGATCCACCGCGTGGCGGTGCAGCGCTTCCTGGAGCTGTTCGCGGCGGTGGGCGTGCCCGGAACGTTCTTCGTCATCGGCGAGGACCTGGAGTCCGACCCCGGCGCGGCGGACGGCATGCGGCGCTCCCACGCGGCGGGCGTGGAGATCGCGAGCCACAGCCACGCCCACGACTACGCGCTCACCCGGCGAGGGCCGGACGCCATCGCGGACGACCTGGCGCGCGCGGACGCGGCCATCCTGAAGGCCGTGGGTGTGCGTCCTTCGGGTTTTCGCGCTCCGGGCTACACGCTGAACGCGGACCTGTACGCGGCCACCGTGGCGCAGGGCTACCAGTACGGTTCATCCGCGTTTCCGGCGGCCCCGTACTACGCGGCGAAGGCGGCGGTGATGGGGGCGCTCGCGGCGCTGGGGCGGCCGTCGCGCTCCGTGCTGGACACCCCTCGGGTGCTGCTGGCTCCGCGCGTGCCGTACCGGCCAGACCCCGCGCAGCCCTACCGGCGCGGTTCGGGGGCCGTGCTGGAGCTGCCCATGACGGTGACGCCGGTGGTGCGCTTCCCGTTCATTGGCACGTTCGCGACGACCCTGCCTCGCGGCACGATGCGCGCCGCGTACCGCACGTGCCGGGCGGATGCCTTCTTCAACTTCGAGCTCCACGGTGTCGACGTGCTGGACGCCACGGACGGCATCCCGCCGGAGCTCGCGCGCCAGCAGCGCGACCTGCGCGTGAGCGCCGCGAAGAAGATGGAGCGGCTGCGCAGCATCTTCCAGTGGCTCAAGGACGACTTCGACGTCGTCACCCTGCGCGACGCCGCGGGGCAGCTGTCCGCGACGCTCTGA